From Haloarcula sp. CBA1127, a single genomic window includes:
- a CDS encoding DUF790 family protein: MLTKDLLRVSRAGGGYHLQFADADAERLAARVLGIYQGHVGESREMLETALADVEREADDFKLVRGLAKLVEREATFETHAPIDPVRARRRVFEAAADVGVVTEAEREQALAEAADHFGTDAASLSDTLYADRDSRQILTVVDSRWGPAELRTQYNLSLAQTALFDATELRVRSSDPKALVSAVKRCRLMYEIRRTENGREVVITGPDALFSNTRRYGTRFARLLRTVATASEWELTATIDDRGTERELTLSDGDVSVPGVEPVTEVSYDSGVEADFAGRFAALDLDWDLIREPEPLPAGEHVAIPDFAFEWRPGADTGVRETGRGGGSAGTVGDAPFRVFFEIMGFWTPEYVEKKLARLDALADVEMLVAVDESLGVGEEIEATDNRAIPYAGTVSVKDVRDALRPYEERLVRESAAEIPDELRPDADVISLADLAVEHGVSEEALEDVTFPAHERVGRTLVSPAVLDDLAEEIEVGMAYEAASDRLADYGIEDDSAALAHLGYRVAWDGLGEGTIQPRE, from the coding sequence GTGCTGACGAAAGACCTCCTGCGGGTGTCCCGCGCTGGCGGCGGCTATCACCTGCAGTTCGCCGACGCCGACGCGGAGCGACTGGCGGCCCGCGTGCTCGGTATCTATCAGGGCCACGTCGGTGAGTCCCGAGAGATGCTGGAAACGGCACTTGCGGACGTCGAACGGGAGGCCGACGATTTCAAGCTGGTCCGCGGGCTGGCGAAACTTGTCGAACGGGAGGCAACATTTGAGACGCACGCCCCGATCGACCCTGTTCGAGCCCGTCGTCGGGTGTTCGAAGCCGCTGCAGACGTTGGCGTCGTGACCGAAGCCGAACGCGAGCAGGCACTCGCCGAGGCGGCCGATCACTTCGGAACGGACGCCGCGTCGCTATCCGACACGCTGTACGCCGACCGGGACTCGCGCCAGATTCTCACTGTGGTGGACTCTCGCTGGGGCCCGGCCGAACTGCGGACCCAGTACAACCTCTCGCTGGCGCAGACGGCGCTGTTCGATGCCACCGAGCTACGAGTCCGCTCCTCCGACCCGAAGGCACTCGTCTCGGCGGTCAAACGCTGCCGGCTGATGTACGAAATTCGCCGAACAGAGAACGGTCGAGAGGTTGTTATCACGGGACCGGACGCGCTGTTCTCGAACACACGCCGGTACGGGACCCGCTTCGCTCGACTTCTGCGAACGGTCGCGACTGCGAGCGAATGGGAACTGACGGCAACCATCGATGACCGAGGCACCGAGCGGGAACTCACCCTTTCAGATGGGGATGTCTCCGTGCCTGGTGTCGAGCCCGTAACCGAGGTCAGCTACGATAGCGGCGTCGAAGCCGACTTCGCCGGCCGGTTCGCCGCGCTGGACCTCGACTGGGACCTGATACGCGAACCGGAGCCGTTACCGGCCGGCGAACACGTCGCTATCCCGGACTTCGCTTTCGAGTGGCGACCCGGCGCTGACACCGGGGTGCGGGAGACGGGGCGTGGGGGAGGCTCCGCCGGGACTGTCGGCGACGCACCTTTCCGGGTCTTCTTCGAAATTATGGGTTTCTGGACACCGGAGTACGTCGAGAAGAAACTCGCCCGCCTCGACGCGCTGGCGGACGTCGAAATGCTGGTCGCCGTAGACGAATCGCTCGGCGTCGGGGAGGAAATCGAAGCGACGGACAACCGAGCAATCCCGTATGCTGGGACAGTCAGCGTGAAAGACGTGCGGGACGCCCTGCGACCCTATGAGGAGCGACTCGTGCGTGAGAGCGCCGCGGAGATACCCGACGAACTGCGGCCGGATGCTGACGTTATCTCGCTCGCCGACCTTGCCGTGGAGCACGGTGTCAGCGAGGAAGCGCTGGAAGACGTGACCTTTCCAGCCCACGAGCGCGTCGGGCGCACGCTCGTTTCGCCTGCCGTGTTAGACGACCTGGCAGAGGAGATCGAGGTTGGGATGGCGTACGAGGCGGCGAGCGACAGACTGGCCGACTACGGTATCGAGGACGACAGCGCTGCGCTCGCGCACCTTGGCTACCGCGTCGCCTGGGACGGACTGGGTGAGGGGACAATCCAGCCACGGGAGTGA
- a CDS encoding TIGR00341 family protein, producing MRLIHIRVPDAVLNSVCGVLDDRDISYVQTKETSDDEAAWLLQFPLPPEAVDEVLDDLKATGLDADRYTVVGNAETARPDQSNSARRHEDRISHDELRGRAVGMNPGQGTYYGMTVLSAIVATAGLLLDSPAIVVGSMVIAPQVGSALIASVGTTLSDRRLIVDGVRDQLLGLAVAIGSAALFGLFIRYSGFVPGQLRVTTVQQIAQRISPGFLSLVVGLCAGAAGAFGLATALPVSLVGVMIAAALIPAAAAIGVGIAWGLPAVALGAGILLLVNVASINLTGVLVLWGLGFRPLNWAADRPPSETVRTYAPTVVAVLTLLVAFAGAGTVTAQQMQVETSVNNAVTEALSNESYERLRLQSVQTRFGGVSVYRLDRVVTVTVSRPADRPYPALVSDLERAVGRSIADDTTVEVTFEDRHPTE from the coding sequence GTGCGGTTGATACACATCCGTGTTCCCGACGCTGTCCTCAACAGCGTCTGCGGCGTGCTGGACGACCGTGATATCAGCTACGTTCAGACCAAGGAGACGAGCGACGACGAGGCGGCGTGGCTGTTGCAGTTTCCGCTCCCCCCGGAGGCCGTCGACGAGGTACTCGACGACCTCAAAGCGACCGGGCTCGACGCCGACCGGTACACCGTTGTCGGGAACGCCGAGACCGCCCGGCCGGACCAGTCGAACTCCGCCCGCCGCCACGAGGACCGCATCTCCCACGACGAACTCCGCGGTCGTGCGGTCGGCATGAACCCCGGACAAGGGACTTACTATGGAATGACGGTCCTGAGTGCAATCGTCGCGACGGCGGGTCTGCTTCTTGACTCTCCAGCTATCGTCGTCGGCTCGATGGTCATCGCGCCACAGGTCGGCTCCGCGCTCATCGCCAGCGTCGGGACGACGCTCAGCGACCGCCGGCTCATTGTCGATGGCGTCCGCGACCAGTTGCTCGGGCTCGCCGTCGCCATCGGGAGCGCGGCCCTGTTCGGACTGTTCATCCGGTACAGCGGGTTCGTCCCCGGACAGCTCCGTGTCACGACAGTCCAGCAGATCGCCCAGCGCATTTCGCCGGGGTTTCTCTCGCTTGTGGTCGGCCTCTGTGCGGGAGCCGCCGGGGCGTTTGGACTGGCAACGGCACTACCGGTCTCACTGGTCGGTGTGATGATTGCCGCCGCGCTCATTCCCGCCGCCGCGGCCATCGGGGTCGGTATCGCCTGGGGACTGCCGGCCGTCGCACTCGGGGCGGGTATCCTCCTGCTGGTCAACGTCGCGTCAATCAACCTCACCGGCGTTCTCGTCCTCTGGGGCCTCGGATTCCGGCCGCTAAACTGGGCGGCTGACCGCCCGCCGAGCGAGACGGTCCGGACGTACGCACCGACCGTCGTCGCCGTCCTGACGCTGCTGGTCGCGTTCGCCGGTGCCGGGACGGTCACTGCCCAACAGATGCAGGTCGAAACGTCCGTAAACAACGCTGTTACCGAAGCATTGTCCAACGAATCATACGAACGACTCCGATTACAGTCGGTCCAGACCCGGTTCGGCGGCGTCTCAGTGTACCGGCTAGACCGGGTGGTCACCGTTACGGTCAGTCGGCCCGCCGACCGGCCGTATCCGGCTCTGGTCTCCGACCTTGAACGTGCCGTCGGCCGGTCGATAGCGGACGACACAACTGTCGAAGTCACTTTCGAGGACAGACATCCGACGGAATGA
- a CDS encoding DEAD/DEAH box helicase family protein has protein sequence MLELTYESGTIRVSGDPPSNLPGVEYDQRSQTGRAPAYRYAELIAELDERGVAYEDHIGAFPSLSLSTAYDLRDYQQAALDAWRGADDRGCLELPTGSGKTVIGIAAMVALGTPTLVVVPTIDLLEQWQGELQQEFDRPIGRIGGGEQRVEDITVSTYDSAYLRADELGDRFGLVVFDEVHHLGGEGYQDIARLLAAPARLGLTATFERPDGAHEAIEDLVGPLVQRVSVDELAGEHLADYDIKRLEVSLTPDERDRYEEHQGTFTDHLKQSDIQLRSGSDYQELVKRSGNDPAAREALLAKQRAREVMMNAQRKVDRLATILDRHREDRIIVFIAHTDLVYRLSERFLIPAITHETGASERREILERFRDGTYTRVVTANVLDEGVDVPDANVAVVLSGSGSEREFTQRLGRILRPKADGGRALLYELVTEETAEERVARRRR, from the coding sequence GTGCTGGAGCTGACGTACGAGTCGGGCACCATCCGCGTGTCGGGGGACCCACCATCGAACCTGCCCGGCGTCGAGTACGACCAGCGTTCACAGACAGGGCGAGCGCCGGCCTACCGGTACGCCGAACTGATTGCCGAACTCGATGAGCGTGGGGTTGCATATGAGGACCACATCGGTGCGTTCCCCTCGCTGTCGCTCTCGACGGCGTACGACCTCAGAGACTACCAGCAGGCGGCACTGGACGCCTGGCGAGGGGCCGATGACAGAGGCTGTCTCGAATTACCGACGGGGAGCGGCAAGACCGTTATCGGCATCGCGGCGATGGTTGCGCTGGGGACACCGACGCTGGTCGTCGTCCCGACCATCGATCTGCTGGAGCAGTGGCAAGGCGAGCTACAGCAGGAGTTCGACCGGCCGATCGGCCGTATCGGCGGGGGCGAACAGCGTGTCGAAGATATCACGGTCTCGACGTACGACTCGGCGTACCTGCGGGCTGACGAACTCGGGGACCGCTTCGGACTCGTGGTGTTCGACGAGGTTCACCACCTTGGCGGGGAGGGGTATCAGGACATCGCTCGGCTGCTCGCTGCGCCGGCTCGACTTGGGCTGACAGCGACTTTCGAGCGCCCGGACGGAGCCCACGAGGCAATCGAGGACCTCGTCGGGCCGCTCGTCCAGCGGGTCAGCGTCGACGAGCTGGCTGGCGAGCACCTCGCTGACTACGATATCAAGCGACTCGAAGTTTCACTCACGCCGGACGAACGGGACCGCTACGAAGAGCATCAGGGAACGTTCACCGACCACCTCAAGCAATCCGACATCCAACTCCGGTCCGGCAGCGATTATCAGGAACTCGTGAAGCGGTCCGGCAACGACCCGGCGGCCCGCGAGGCGCTGCTGGCGAAACAGCGCGCCCGCGAGGTCATGATGAACGCACAGCGGAAGGTCGACCGGCTGGCGACGATTCTGGACCGCCACCGCGAGGACCGCATCATCGTCTTCATTGCCCACACTGACCTCGTGTACCGCCTCTCAGAGCGGTTTCTCATTCCGGCGATAACGCACGAGACTGGGGCGAGCGAGCGCCGAGAGATCTTAGAGCGGTTCCGTGACGGAACGTACACTCGGGTCGTGACGGCGAACGTCCTCGATGAGGGTGTTGACGTGCCAGACGCGAACGTCGCCGTCGTCCTCTCGGGAAGTGGCTCAGAGCGGGAGTTTACCCAGCGACTCGGCCGGATTCTACGGCCGAAAGCCGACGGCGGGCGGGCACTGCTGTACGAACTCGTGACCGAGGAGACCGCCGAAGAGCGGGTCGCCAGGCGACGCAGATAG
- a CDS encoding nitrous oxide reductase family maturation protein NosD, translating into MDDARAAVTALLLSVALTLAMLPASVAGTQTAQETLTVDKDGSADYRSIQGAVDVADSGDTVEVQPGTYYEAVSVNESITLVAPDRAILDGSRFVNGTGVTVAGTAEPNITGFTVRNYRFGVAANGTSGDWTITDTTVIAADVGVYAPNTTGSWTIEDAAVASTTYSGVFARGTSGDWTIRDTRFVEVGGDGADVRKSSGDWTVATVVVDRSGADGVDASGTTGDWTVRNTEVKRSDTGVKAINSDGDWTVTDLTVSRSDTGLVTAFSGGAWTLEDSTLNTRDIGVFTARTTGAWTIQNTTIESRQQGIHAVKTNASWTVSESTISVTAEKNAIGIDARSATEGWSLENVTIDSPDIKVAD; encoded by the coding sequence ATGGACGACGCGCGCGCAGCAGTAACTGCCCTCCTTTTGTCGGTAGCACTGACCCTGGCTATGCTACCGGCGAGCGTAGCAGGAACACAGACGGCACAGGAGACGCTGACCGTCGATAAAGACGGGAGTGCCGACTACCGGTCGATACAGGGCGCTGTGGATGTCGCCGACAGCGGTGATACTGTCGAAGTCCAGCCGGGTACCTACTACGAAGCGGTCAGTGTCAACGAGAGCATCACTCTCGTCGCCCCCGACCGAGCGATACTGGACGGCTCGCGGTTCGTCAACGGGACCGGCGTCACTGTGGCCGGCACAGCCGAACCGAACATCACCGGATTTACTGTGCGGAACTACCGCTTTGGCGTCGCCGCCAACGGAACCAGCGGCGACTGGACGATCACTGATACGACCGTTATCGCTGCCGATGTCGGCGTCTACGCGCCGAATACGACCGGGAGCTGGACAATCGAGGACGCCGCCGTCGCCAGCACGACCTACAGCGGCGTGTTCGCCCGCGGGACCAGCGGCGACTGGACGATTCGTGATACCCGCTTTGTTGAGGTCGGCGGTGACGGCGCCGACGTCCGGAAATCCTCTGGCGACTGGACGGTCGCAACGGTCGTCGTCGATCGGTCCGGCGCGGACGGCGTCGACGCGTCCGGGACAACTGGCGACTGGACGGTCCGGAATACGGAGGTCAAACGGAGCGATACGGGCGTCAAAGCCATCAATAGTGATGGCGACTGGACGGTCACCGACCTGACGGTTAGCCGGAGCGACACCGGCCTCGTGACCGCCTTTTCCGGCGGCGCGTGGACACTCGAAGATTCCACTCTCAACACTCGCGATATCGGGGTCTTCACCGCACGAACGACCGGTGCGTGGACCATCCAGAACACGACCATCGAGAGTCGGCAGCAAGGAATCCACGCCGTCAAGACCAACGCGTCGTGGACTGTCTCTGAATCGACTATCTCTGTGACTGCTGAAAAGAATGCCATCGGTATCGACGCTCGGTCCGCGACCGAGGGCTGGTCGCTTGAGAACGTCACTATCGACAGTCCCGATATCAAAGTCGCCGACTGA
- a CDS encoding site-specific integrase, whose protein sequence is MSDDLQPLAPRQALEMWIDRQKAEKADETVQSYYYRVRQFVDWLDEEGIDNLNDLTGRDVFRYDSDRRADGLTKNALNTQLGTIKLFLDFCVDVEAVPPVLPAKVDVPTLSKAERANEEKLTANRAETILHKLEQFDYASRDHMLFALAWHTGARLGALRALDLDDCYLTDDDLDRLAHRDGLTDEELDQFDVPFVYFRHRPETDTPLKNQEDGERPVGLSEEIGQLLEDYIEVTRVEVEDEHERKPLFSSKRGTGRMSKGAIRSRFNIVTQPCRFGTCPHDRDTDTCEALDHGYESRCPSARSPHRIRTGSITHHRDEGWPPEVLAERVNATPEVIRTHYDQPDLLKRMESRRSYID, encoded by the coding sequence ATGAGCGACGATCTCCAACCGCTTGCCCCGCGGCAAGCATTGGAGATGTGGATAGACCGGCAGAAAGCCGAAAAAGCCGACGAGACGGTCCAGAGTTACTACTACCGCGTTCGGCAGTTCGTCGACTGGCTCGACGAAGAGGGCATCGACAACCTGAACGACCTCACCGGGCGCGACGTGTTCCGGTACGACTCCGACCGCCGTGCTGACGGGCTGACGAAGAACGCCCTGAACACGCAACTCGGCACGATCAAACTGTTTCTGGACTTCTGCGTGGACGTAGAAGCTGTCCCGCCGGTACTGCCCGCGAAAGTCGATGTGCCGACCCTGTCGAAGGCAGAACGAGCGAACGAAGAGAAACTGACGGCGAACCGTGCTGAAACGATTCTGCACAAGCTGGAACAGTTCGACTACGCCAGCCGCGACCACATGCTGTTCGCGCTGGCGTGGCATACTGGCGCTCGGCTCGGTGCGCTTCGTGCGCTTGACCTGGACGACTGCTACCTGACCGACGACGATCTCGACCGACTCGCCCACCGGGACGGACTCACCGATGAGGAACTCGACCAGTTCGATGTTCCGTTTGTCTACTTCCGCCACCGGCCTGAGACAGACACTCCGCTGAAAAATCAGGAGGACGGTGAGCGTCCGGTCGGCCTGTCGGAAGAGATCGGGCAGCTGCTCGAAGACTACATCGAAGTGACCCGCGTCGAGGTCGAGGACGAACACGAGCGTAAACCGCTGTTCTCCAGCAAGCGCGGAACCGGTCGGATGTCGAAGGGCGCGATTCGTTCGCGGTTCAACATCGTCACCCAGCCGTGCCGTTTCGGGACGTGTCCACACGACCGCGATACGGACACCTGCGAGGCGCTGGACCACGGCTATGAATCGCGCTGCCCGTCTGCCCGGTCTCCGCACCGGATACGGACTGGTTCGATTACGCATCACCGTGATGAAGGCTGGCCGCCCGAGGTGCTGGCCGAGCGTGTGAACGCGACTCCAGAGGTCATTCGCACGCACTACGACCAGCCGGACCTGCTGAAGCGGATGGAATCGCGCCGTAGCTACATCGACTAA
- a CDS encoding mandelate racemase/muconate lactonizing enzyme family protein, with product MGKANDVDYADLHDPNAEYTMRELSAETMGVTAKRGGGRDVEITDVQTTMVDGNFPWTLVRIYTDAGIVGTGEAYWGAGVPELIERMKPFVVGENPLDIDRLYEHLIQKMSGEGSVEGVTVTAIAGIEVALHDLAGKILEVPAYQLLGGKYRDEMRVYCDCHTEEEADADACAEEARRVVDELGYDALKFDLDVPSGLEKDRANRHLRPGEIRHKAEIVEKVTEEVKDEADVAFDCHWTFSGSSGKRLADAIEEYDVWWLEDPVPPENLEVQEEVTKSTTTPITVGENRYRVTEERRLIENQAVDMIAPDMPKVGGMRETRKVADVANQYYIPVAMHNVSSPIATMASAHVGAAVPNSLAVEYHSYELGWWDDLVEETVIEDGYIEIPEEPGLGLTLDLDAVEEHVVEGDTVFDEA from the coding sequence ATGGGAAAGGCAAACGACGTAGACTACGCTGACCTGCACGACCCGAACGCAGAGTACACGATGCGGGAGCTCTCTGCGGAGACAATGGGTGTTACCGCCAAACGCGGCGGCGGCCGCGACGTGGAGATCACCGATGTTCAGACGACGATGGTTGACGGGAACTTCCCGTGGACACTCGTTCGAATCTACACCGATGCAGGCATCGTCGGCACGGGCGAGGCCTACTGGGGCGCGGGCGTCCCGGAACTCATCGAGCGGATGAAGCCGTTCGTCGTCGGCGAGAACCCGCTGGACATCGATCGACTCTACGAGCACCTCATCCAGAAGATGAGTGGCGAGGGGAGCGTCGAGGGTGTCACCGTGACGGCTATCGCTGGCATCGAAGTCGCACTGCACGACCTCGCTGGCAAGATCCTTGAAGTGCCGGCCTACCAGCTGCTCGGTGGGAAGTACCGCGACGAGATGCGCGTGTACTGTGACTGCCACACCGAGGAGGAGGCCGACGCCGACGCCTGTGCCGAGGAGGCCCGCCGCGTCGTCGACGAACTGGGTTACGACGCCCTGAAGTTCGACCTCGATGTCCCGAGCGGCCTCGAAAAGGACCGTGCGAACCGCCACCTCCGCCCGGGCGAGATCCGTCACAAGGCCGAGATCGTCGAGAAAGTCACCGAGGAGGTCAAAGACGAGGCCGACGTGGCCTTCGACTGTCACTGGACGTTCTCGGGCAGCTCCGGGAAGCGCCTCGCGGACGCCATCGAGGAGTACGATGTCTGGTGGCTCGAAGACCCCGTCCCGCCGGAGAACCTCGAAGTGCAGGAGGAGGTCACCAAGTCCACGACCACGCCGATCACCGTGGGCGAGAACCGCTACCGCGTCACCGAGGAGCGACGGCTCATCGAGAATCAGGCCGTCGACATGATCGCGCCGGATATGCCGAAAGTCGGTGGGATGCGCGAGACGCGCAAGGTCGCCGACGTGGCGAACCAGTACTACATCCCGGTCGCGATGCACAACGTCTCCTCGCCGATCGCGACGATGGCGAGCGCACACGTCGGGGCTGCAGTTCCGAACTCACTGGCCGTCGAGTACCACTCCTACGAACTCGGCTGGTGGGACGATCTGGTCGAGGAGACCGTCATCGAGGACGGCTACATCGAGATTCCGGAAGAGCCGGGTCTCGGGCTGACGCTCGATCTCGACGCTGTCGAAGAGCACGTTGTCGAGGGCGACACCGTCTTCGACGAAGCGTAA
- a CDS encoding PAS domain S-box protein, with amino-acid sequence MSDTYATPDSMHVLQVDDRPLLDETVEFPDSRGPNSLTLTTTDRADSALDRFEGTAIDGIVAADDLPDRSGRAFVDAIRERDSNVPVLLLTESESVASDAISNGVTDVFRRDTAVDCSDLLANRVRLLVEHHRSTELASRTRQRLTELAEQSNELLWVFSGDWTEIQFVNSAYETLYGRSVESLQTSPDEFMAAIHPTDQDRVVQSMQRVSAGESVDLEFRITRPDGEQRWVRAEAQPIIEDGTVARIVGASRDITERKRRESEYVTEIDRPDAPVDAVPDLFYELDENGDLAGWNDALAAATGYADADLAPMALTALFAPSDRETVQQGIETAFEAGETSFEADLLTADGTTVPYEFTGGRITAADGSTAGVAGIGRDVSARESRQQALEQQNKRLGEFASVVSHDLRNPLDVARGQLELARMEQDSEHLDAVKRAHGRIGQLIDDLLTLAQNGETALDSEPVPLQTVAEQCWQTVETSDATLELQTSAVVRADPSRLRQLFENLIRNSVEHGQAPDAERQEDTGEQRATTSLSQSQGAVTDLTITVGELDDGFYVADDGVGIPADEREDVFEGGYSLASGPGFGLRIVDEIVDTHGWSITVAESDAGGARFEITGVEFETA; translated from the coding sequence ATGTCTGACACATATGCGACCCCGGATTCGATGCACGTGTTGCAAGTAGACGACAGGCCGCTACTCGACGAGACTGTCGAGTTCCCGGATAGTCGGGGCCCGAACTCGCTGACGCTGACGACGACCGACCGGGCAGACAGTGCGCTCGACCGTTTCGAAGGCACCGCTATCGATGGCATCGTTGCCGCGGATGACCTTCCGGACCGGTCCGGCCGTGCGTTCGTCGACGCGATCCGCGAGCGGGACAGTAATGTCCCGGTACTGCTGCTGACCGAGTCGGAATCCGTCGCCAGCGACGCAATCTCCAACGGAGTCACCGACGTTTTCAGAAGAGACACAGCCGTTGACTGTAGCGACCTCCTCGCCAATCGGGTTCGGTTGCTCGTCGAACATCACCGGTCGACAGAACTCGCAAGTCGGACCAGACAGCGCCTCACAGAACTGGCAGAACAGTCGAACGAACTGCTGTGGGTGTTCTCCGGGGACTGGACCGAGATACAGTTCGTCAATTCGGCGTACGAAACGCTCTACGGCCGCTCCGTCGAGTCGTTGCAGACCAGCCCCGATGAGTTCATGGCGGCGATTCATCCCACGGATCAGGATAGAGTTGTCCAGTCGATGCAGCGCGTCTCAGCCGGCGAATCCGTCGACCTCGAATTCCGAATCACCAGACCTGATGGCGAACAGCGCTGGGTGCGAGCCGAGGCACAACCCATTATTGAGGATGGGACGGTCGCCAGAATCGTCGGCGCCTCGCGTGACATCACCGAGCGGAAGCGACGCGAGTCGGAATATGTTACGGAAATAGACCGCCCTGACGCACCGGTTGATGCAGTGCCGGATCTGTTCTATGAACTTGATGAGAACGGCGATCTGGCTGGCTGGAACGATGCGCTGGCGGCAGCCACCGGGTACGCAGACGCTGATCTCGCGCCGATGGCGCTGACAGCACTCTTCGCCCCATCAGATCGCGAAACCGTTCAACAGGGTATCGAGACCGCTTTTGAGGCGGGTGAAACGTCGTTCGAAGCCGATCTGCTGACTGCCGATGGCACGACAGTGCCGTACGAATTCACTGGGGGCCGGATAACGGCTGCTGACGGCTCGACAGCCGGCGTGGCCGGTATCGGACGTGATGTCTCCGCTCGCGAAAGCCGCCAACAGGCGCTTGAACAGCAAAACAAGCGTCTTGGAGAGTTTGCCAGCGTCGTCAGTCACGACCTCCGGAACCCGCTGGATGTTGCCCGGGGCCAGCTAGAACTCGCACGGATGGAACAAGATAGTGAGCATCTCGACGCGGTCAAGCGAGCTCACGGCCGTATTGGACAGCTCATCGACGACCTCCTGACGCTGGCCCAGAACGGCGAGACAGCGCTCGACAGCGAGCCAGTGCCACTCCAGACAGTCGCTGAGCAGTGCTGGCAAACTGTCGAGACCAGTGACGCAACACTGGAACTACAGACCTCGGCTGTGGTCCGGGCGGACCCCAGCCGGCTGCGACAACTGTTCGAGAACCTCATCCGCAACAGTGTGGAACATGGACAAGCGCCAGACGCCGAGAGACAGGAAGACACCGGCGAGCAGCGTGCGACAACCTCGCTATCACAGTCGCAGGGTGCGGTCACCGACCTGACGATAACTGTCGGCGAACTGGACGACGGCTTCTACGTCGCGGACGACGGTGTCGGGATTCCGGCGGACGAGCGCGAGGACGTGTTCGAGGGCGGCTACTCGCTGGCTTCGGGTCCCGGGTTCGGCCTCCGAATTGTCGATGAAATCGTCGATACCCACGGCTGGTCGATAACGGTCGCAGAAAGCGACGCCGGCGGTGCTCGCTTCGAGATCACCGGCGTCGAGTTCGAGACGGCGTAA